CGGGACAGACTGGCACACGGAAACAACCACTTCTATTTAGGTTTTGATATGAAAGGCGGTGCGGCGGAGGGAATGCAGGGCAACCACGCAGCAGCCCCGGAGCAAGGCTCCGATGTTGTACACGGGATCTGTTCCCCCTCTCTGAGTACTGAATGCCCACAGAACGGTAGGGACCACGGGGGCAGCCACAGCCAGGAGATCCACCAGGAAACTGCTGCTCCAGTACTGCCTCCCGACGCTCCCCCGAGGCAGCTGGATGATGCCATCCAACCTTTCTTCCGTGGAGACTGCAAAATCCAGCTCTCTCATGAGGCGGTTTTCATGAGCTTCCGTATCCACCGTGGTGTATGGGGTCTCCACGGGAGACAAAAGGATGGCAGAGTTTGGATTCCTTGGAGTTAAATCAACCACTAATGCAGAGATGGATTCCGGGAAGCTTTCTGTCGAGTCAGCCACAGACTCATCAGGGGACGCTGAACTCGAAGGACAGGCGTCCCGGAGCTTGAGCACATACTGAATGAGCTCCGAGACTGCAGGGCTGTAGGGCACCACATCCGTCTGCACGGCTTGCTCCACCACCACACTGCCCTCCTCCTGATCCACCACCATGGGGAACATCTCAAGGACCTTTGCCCCGGGGGTGGAATGAAGAAGCTCCAGGTCGCCAGCCTCTGTGGTGGTGGCTGTCACCATTTCATCAAACAAATCTGTGCCATCGGCCATGCTGTCTCCCACCAGCAGCTCGCTGTCGGCCCCTTCCTCTATGATCTGCTCTTCCAGAGACAGCCCATCCGCCATCTTGCCAAAAGGGGTGGTTAGGGTTAAGCTTTTCTCCGGGGAATCACAGGGAAAGTCCAAACACAGTTCATCCCTCCGAGAGCCA
This genomic interval from Equus przewalskii isolate Varuska chromosome 8, EquPr2, whole genome shotgun sequence contains the following:
- the SYBU gene encoding syntabulin isoform X7, with the protein product MSAAGSKRSSFSRNRGPHGRSNGTSSYKSGNSPPSPREKDLLSMLCRNQLSPVNIHPSYAPSSPSSSNSGSYKGSDCSPIMRRSGRYMSCGENHGVKPPNPEQYLTPLQQKEVTVRHLKTKLKESERRLQERETEIVELKSQLARMREDWIEEECHRVEAQLALKEARKEIKQLKQVIETMRTNLADKDKGIQKYFVDINIQNKKLESLLQSMEMAHNGSRRDELCLDFPCDSPEKSLTLTTPFGKMADGLSLEEQIIEEGADSELLVGDSMADGTDLFDEMVTATTTEAGDLELLHSTPGAKVLEMFPMVVDQEEGSVVVEQAVQTDVVPYSPAVSELIQYVLKLRDACPSSSASPDESVADSTESFPESISALVVDLTPRNPNSAILLSPVETPYTTVDTEAHENRLMRELDFAVSTEERLDGIIQLPRGSVGRQYWSSSFLVDLLAVAAPVVPTVLWAFSTQRGGTDPVYNIGALLRGCCVVALHSLRRTAFHIKT
- the SYBU gene encoding syntabulin isoform X5, yielding MVGEGSIQSARYKKEPKSGLVKPGSEADFSSSSSTGSISAPEVHMSAAGSKRSSFSRNRGPHGRSNGTSSYKSGNSPPSPREKDLLSMLCRNQLSPVNIHPSYAPSSPSSSNSGSYKGSDCSPIMRRSGRYMSCGENHGVKPPNPEQYLTPLQQKEVTVRHLKTKLKESERRLQERETEIVELKSQLARMREDWIEEECHRVEAQLALKEARKEIKQLKQVIETMRTNLADKDKGIQKYFVDINIQNKKLESLLQSMEMAHNGSRRDELCLDFPCDSPEKSLTLTTPFGKMADGLSLEEQIIEEGADSELLVGDSMADGTDLFDEMVTATTTEAGDLELLHSTPGAKVLEMFPMVVDQEEGSVVVEQAVQTDVVPYSPAVSELIQYVLKLRDACPSSSASPDESVADSTESFPESISALVVDLTPRNPNSAILLSPVETPYTTVDTEAHENRLMRELDFAVSTEERLDGIIQLPRGSVGRQYWSSSFLVDLLAVAAPVVPTVLWAFSTQRGGTDPVYNIGALLRGCCVVALHSLRRTAFHIKT
- the SYBU gene encoding syntabulin isoform X6; the protein is MKVYGAYLLSSEADFSSSSSTGSISAPEVHMSAAGSKRSSFSRNRGPHGRSNGTSSYKSGNSPPSPREKDLLSMLCRNQLSPVNIHPSYAPSSPSSSNSGSYKGSDCSPIMRRSGRYMSCGENHGVKPPNPEQYLTPLQQKEVTVRHLKTKLKESERRLQERETEIVELKSQLARMREDWIEEECHRVEAQLALKEARKEIKQLKQVIETMRTNLADKDKGIQKYFVDINIQNKKLESLLQSMEMAHNGSRRDELCLDFPCDSPEKSLTLTTPFGKMADGLSLEEQIIEEGADSELLVGDSMADGTDLFDEMVTATTTEAGDLELLHSTPGAKVLEMFPMVVDQEEGSVVVEQAVQTDVVPYSPAVSELIQYVLKLRDACPSSSASPDESVADSTESFPESISALVVDLTPRNPNSAILLSPVETPYTTVDTEAHENRLMRELDFAVSTEERLDGIIQLPRGSVGRQYWSSSFLVDLLAVAAPVVPTVLWAFSTQRGGTDPVYNIGALLRGCCVVALHSLRRTAFHIKT